The following coding sequences are from one Lolium rigidum isolate FL_2022 chromosome 6, APGP_CSIRO_Lrig_0.1, whole genome shotgun sequence window:
- the LOC124663676 gene encoding calvin cycle protein CP12-1, chloroplastic-like: MASALTNVSLSTFAAAARGDVLARPQGPARVTFPMVSRVVACRAGGPATPPGISDKVSESIKDAQEACSDDSASGECAAAWDEVEELSAAASHARDKLKDSDPLENYCKENPETDECRTYDS; encoded by the coding sequence ATGGCGTCTGCGCTGACGAACGTGAGCCTGTCTACCTTCGCGGCCGCGGCCCGAGGCGACGTCCTCGCGAGGCCGCAGGGCCCCGCCCGTGTCACGTTCCCGATGGTGAGCCGCGTCGTCGCTTGCCGGGCCGGCGGGCCTGCGACACCGCCGGGCATCTCGGACAAGGTGTCGGAGAGCATCAAGGATGCCCAGGAGGCGTGCTCGGACGACAGCGCCAGCGGGGAGTGCGCGGCGGCGTGGGACGAGGTGGAGGAACTCAGCGCCGCGGCCAGCCACGCCCGCGACAAGCTCAAGGATTCCGACCCGCTCGAGAACTACTGCAAGGAGAACCCGGAGACCGACGAGTGCCGCACCTACGACAGCTGA